In Musa acuminata AAA Group cultivar baxijiao chromosome BXJ2-3, Cavendish_Baxijiao_AAA, whole genome shotgun sequence, the following proteins share a genomic window:
- the LOC103977836 gene encoding RING-H2 finger protein ATL46 → MVATPYKSIRAPWLLPQPKVDDGVLHHQSSQFAAFLKDSLPWPSSQPPPPPPPASPSPGSRISPAVLFIIVILAVVFFISGLLHLLVRFLIKKHPFSTTSSHPERPQAGELAGSDALQRQLQQLFHLHDSGLDQAFIDALPVFLYKEIVGSKEPFDCAVCLCEFAQEDQLRLLPVCGHAFHINCIDTWLLSNSTCPLCRGALFVPGFTIENPVFDFDDPREEDGFPMEQEAEGDETVTEKRVFSVRLGKYKNLCTRGAGNDGGSGIADGAVRMEEGETSSNNLDARRCFSMGSYQYVLADSSLQVTLPSGRIKNGDAKGGRGRRINEQSASTEVMEGKKLGIGSRGESFSVSKIWQWSNKKGKFPVSSGITSPDGDLPWIRRNVGDTRM, encoded by the coding sequence ATGGTTGCCACACCCTACAAATCCATTAGAGCTCCTTGGCTCCTCCCTCAACCCAAGGTTGATGATGGGGTTCTCCATCACCAGTCTTCTCAATTTGCTGCCTTTCTGAAGGATTCACTTCCATGGCCGTCATCccaacccccacccccacccccacccgcATCACCTTCACCGGGCAGTAGGATTAGCCCCGCAGTCCTGTTCATCATAGTCATCCTTGCGGTGGTCTTCTTCATTTCCGGCCTCCTCCACCTCTTGGTCAGATTCCTCATCAAAAAGCACCCTTTTTCCACCACCTCATCCCATCCGGAACGGCCACAGGCCGGCGAGCTCGCCGGCTCCGACGCGCTCCAGCGCCAGCTCCAGCAGCTGTTCCACCTCCACGACTCGGGCCTCGATCAGGCCTTCATCGACGCGCTGCCCGTCTTCCTCTACAAGGAGATCGTCGGCTCCAAGGAGCCATTCGATTGCGCGGTCTGCCTGTGTGAGTTCGCCCAAGAAGACCAGCTTCGGCTTCTGCCGGTGTGTGGCCACGCTTTCCACATCAACTGCATCGACACATGGCTCCTCTCCAATTCCACCTGTCCGCTGTGCCGGGGGGCGCTCTTTGTGCCGGGCTTCACGATCGAGAATCCGGTCTTCGACTTCGACGACCCGAGAGAAGAGGATGGATTCCCTATGGAGCAGGAGGCAGAAGGTGATGAAACGGTCACCGAGAAGAGGGTGTTCTCAGTGAGGCTTGGCAAATACAAGAACTTGTGCACCAGAGGAGCTGGGAATGATGGTGGAAGTGGCATTGCTGATGGTGCTGTGAGAATGGAGGAAGGAGAAACTAGCAGCAACAACTTGGATGCAAGGAGGTGCTTCTCCATGGGCTCTTATCAGTACGTTCTTGCTGATTCCAGTCTCCAAGTTACTCTCCCCAGTGGTCGTATCAAGAATGGTGATGCAAAGGGAGGCAGGGGAAGGCGAATCAACGAGCAGTCTGCAAGCACTGAGGTTATGGAGGGGAAGAAACTGGGAATTGGGAGCAGAGGTGAGAGCTTCTCTGTGTCAAAGATCTGGCAGTGGTCTAACAAGAAGGGAAAATTCCCAGTGTCATCGGGTATTACTTCTCCTGATGGGGACTTGCCATGGATTAGAAGAAATGTTGGGGATACACGAATGTGA
- the LOC135607198 gene encoding xyloglucan O-acetyltransferase 1-like — protein MGTHLYHHHNTPKTHHLLLKKLIIWALYTIIPLALLHLYLFPLFSPPPQPNATLSPSSSSASSTTTTTTFTSSSSSSSPSSQAGVAELKKRPSRPRCNYSDGQWVRHSGEPRYSGTGCKTIKEGQNCMAHGRPDTGYLHWRWQPKQCAVPAFDPAAFLRLIENRHLAFIGDSMARNQLESLLCLLATAEEPELVYRDGEDNKFRRWVFRGRNATVSVLWSPFLVKGLEKSEATGQYHNNLYLESVNERWASELDGMDVVVFSVGHWYLHPAFYHENGVVLGCHHCPEFNYTEIGFFDVFRKALNTTLREVSRRHDSSPGTSEKLVVLTTFSPAHFDGEWDKAGACPKKEPYKEGEKEMEYMDAEMRKIEVEEVAAAAERGGGKGLRFEALDVTKMALMRPDGHPGPYMHPNPFANGAQERMQNDCVHWCLPGPIDSWNEILLEMMRRWKGESK, from the exons ATGGGCACACACCTCTACCACCATCACAACACCCCCAAAACCCATCATCTCCTCCTCAAGAAGCTCATCATTTGGGCTCTCTACACCATCATCCCCTTGGCTCTTCTCCACTTgtacctcttccctctcttttctcccCCTCCCCAACCAAACGCCACTCtctcgccctcctcctcctccgcctcttccaccaccaccaccaccactttcacctcctcctcctcctcctcctccccctcctcccaaG CAGGAGTAGCTGAGCTGAAGAAGCGGCCGAGCAGGCCCCGGTGCAACTACTCCGATGGCCAGTGGGTTCGACACTCCGGCGAGCCTCGTTACAGTGGCACCGGCTGCAAGACCATCAAAGAAGGGCAGAACTGCATGGCGCATGGCCGGCCCGACACCGGCTACCTCCACTGGCGGTGGCAGCCGAAGCAGTGCGCGGTCCCAGCCTTCGACCCAGCCGCGTTCCTGCGGCTGATCGAGAACAGGCACCTGGCCTTCATTGGCGATTCCATGGCCCGGAACCAGCTGGAGTCCCTCCTCTGCCTCCTCGCCACCGCGGAGGAGCCCGAGCTGGTCTACCGCGATGGCGAGGACAATAAGTTCCGGCGGTGGGTCTTCCGCGGCCGCAACGCGACCGTGTCCGTCCTCTGGTCGCCCTTCCTGGTGAAGGGATTGGAGAAGTCGGAGGCGACGGGGCAGTACCACAACAATCTGTACCTGGAATCCGTCAACGAGCGGTGGGCTTCGGAGTTGGATGGGATGGACGTGGTGGTCTTCTCGGTGGGGCACTGGTACCTCCACCCGGCATTCTACCACGAGAACGGGGTCGTTCTCGGCTGCCACCACTGCCCGGAGTTCAACTACACCGAGATCGGCTTCTTCGATGTGTTCCGCAAGGCACTCAACACCACTCTCAGGGAGGTCAGCAGAAGACACGATTCGTCACCAGGCACTTCCGAGAAGCTCGTGGTGCTGACGACCTTCTCCCCGGCGCACTTCGACGGGGAATGGGACAAGGCCGGGGCGTGCCCGAAGAAAGAGCCATACAAGGAAGGGGAGAAGGAGATGGAGTACATGGACGCCGAGATGAGGAAGATAGAGGTGGAGGAAGTGGCCGCGGCGGCGGAGAGGGGAGGAGGAAAGGGGCTGAGGTTTGAGGCGTTGGACGTGACCAAGATGGCACTGATGAGGCCGGACGGCCACCCGGGGCCATACATGCATCCCAATCCTTTTGCCAATGGAGCGCAGGAGAGGATGCAGAATGACTGTGTGCACTGGTGCTTGCCGGGCCCAATTGATTCATGGAATGAGATACTACTGGAGATGATGAGGAGATGGAAGGGTGAGAGCAAATGA
- the LOC135607201 gene encoding uncharacterized protein LOC135607201 has protein sequence MAVAFTRFSGWIWGGKDYESSNSLSASPDLSSGFREPDYLKFPPVSGPRIRSNSRRIKKKWQSREERRIDKEYDIVLVPSDGGCMSGSESSDSDWSIGWLEPHAPEFQSDSETENSSFAVLVPCYGRGRCEQVESSKTHVLGAVDRLDDDLSDGKKYIEEWLSSL, from the exons ATGGCAGTGGCTTTCACTCGTTTCTCTGGCTGGATCTGGGGTGGGAAAGATTATGAATCCTCGAATTCCCTGAGTGCTTCTCCTGATCTCTCGTCGGGGTTTAGAGAGCCAGATTACTTGAAGTTTCCGCCAGTTAGTGGGCCTAGGATAAGGTCGAATTCCAGAAGAATTAAGAAGAAGTGGCAGAGCCGGGAAGAGCGGCGGATCGATAAGGAGTATGACATCGTCCTTGTGCCCTCGGACGGTGGGTGCATGTCGGGGTCGGAATCGTCAGATTCCGATTGGTCGATTGGGTGGTTAGAGCCTCATGCGCCTGAGTTCCAGAGTGACAGTGAGACCGAGAACAGCAGCTTCGCTGTCTTGGTCCCGTGCTATGGGCGTGGTCGTTGTGAGCAGGTGGAGAGCTCCAAAACCCATGTCTTGGGAGCAGTTGATCGTTTGGACGATGATCTCTCTG ATGGCAAGAAGTACATAGAAGAATGGCTTTCTTCTCTTTGA
- the LOC135607199 gene encoding MLP-like protein 423 — MASTAEVLVAVKSSPDRFWEAIRGSTELFPKVFPEQYQSIEIVEGDGRSAGTVRLLKYAQGVPLVTFAKEKIEEVDDASKQVSYSLIDGELVSYYKNFKASLKVEPNGDGSQVKWCMEYEKANTEVPDPDLVKETATKTFSALDEYLAKN; from the exons ATGGCCTCCACGGCTGAAGTGTTAGTGGCGGTGAAGTCCTCGCCGGACAGGTTCTGGGAAGCCATCCGCGGCTCCACCGAGCTCTTCCCCAAGGTCTTCCCCGAGCAGTACCAGAGCATCGAGATCGTCGAGGGCGATGGCCGCAGCGCCGGCACCGTCCGCCTGCTAAAATACGCCCAGG GAGTTCCACTGGTGACGTTCGCCAAGGAGAAGATCGAGGAGGTGGACGACGCAAGCAAGCAGGTGTCGTACAGCCTGATCGACGGCGAGCTGGTGAGCTACTACAAGAACTTCAAGGCCAGCCTGAAGGTGGAACCCAACGGCGACGGCAGCCAGGTGAAGTGGTGCATGGAGTACGAGAAGGCCAACACAGAGGTCCCTGACCCGGACCTCGTCAAGGAGACGGCGACCAAGACCTTCAGTGCCTTGGATGAGTACCTCGCCAAGAACTAG